The window ATGACCTGTCCATCTGTTGCCCCGGATTTTGCCATGCGGATATTTTCGATAATGGTTTCATCAAAGAGATAAACATCCTGGAAAACAACGGCAAAATAGCTCTCAACCTCTTTTTGACTTATCTGCCGGATATCGGTTCCACCGATCATGATCGAACCTGCCTGGGGGTCTGCATAGCGCATCATCAGCCGGGTAATTGTGGTTTTACCTGATCCTGACGGCCCCACAACAGCAGTCATGGCCTGTCCGGGGATGGTGATGGTACATTTTTTAAGGGCCTTTTCCTTTTGACCATGGTAGGTGAATTCAACATTATTAAAAACAATGTCAAAACGTTGGGCTTTTTTTGGGGGACTTACCGTTTTCAGCGGTGGTGTTTCCATAACGGCTTTGACCCGCGCAAAGCCTGCGTTCATGATATCCAGCGCCGAACTAATAGCCAGAAACAATGACAGCGGCTCCATCAGCCGTGAAACAATGATAAGCAGTGCGGCGATGGCAGGGATACTCATTGTTCCGTTGCCCACCCAGAAACTTCCTGATATTGCGATGACAACCAGTGCAAATAAAATCAGCATGTCGGCCATGACCATACTGACAATGGAATCTAATATTGACGCGCGTTGAAGGTCCCTGACATGGATAATGCCGTTGTAAAGGCGTCCGGCGTTTTTCCCGGTCTGGTTGGTGGTGCGCAGAACGGCAAGCCCCTGGATGTATTCTATGATGTCCGACTCCAGTGCGCTGTTGGCTTGTGCATTTTGTGTTTTTTCATGAATGCTGCTCTTTCGTTTCCTGCGATACAGGGGAATGACAAGGGGCATGATAACAACCAGAAGCACCGCCATGCGCCAGTCAATGAAGAGCATGCCGATAACAACGACCATTGGCGTGAGAACAATTTCGATAAACATGCCTGAAACCATCCCAAGCATCATCACGCTTTCATCAACATTGCTTGACAAACCAGCGTTAAGTTCCCCGGTTTTATAATTTCCCAGTACCTCAAGGGGCATGGTGCGAAGTTTTTTCCCAAGTTTTGCGCGCATATTGTGGGTGATATCGGCTACGGCGTCCCCATAATCAAAATCATGGGCAAACCAGCGCGCAAACCCGTTGATCAGAACAAATACAGCCATTGCCCCCAACCAGATCCAGGCACGCCCGGCATCAACCGGGGTACGGAAAAGCGATGCCATGACACCGTAAATGCTCAGGTAGGTCAAGCCCTGCATCGTATACGCCAAGGCGTAAAAAAGCAGACTGCGATTGAAATTTTTTGCATGGTTGCCGGCAATTATTTTGCCGGTTTTGTAGGTTTCCTTAAACGTTGCATAATTGTTTACGCTACTCATTTACGGCTCCTTTTGCGTGAAGGTTCCAAAGTTGTGCGGCTTCATAATTTGCCCACAGCCTTGCATACAGACCGTTATTTGATAAAAGCGCGCCATGGGTCCCCTGTTCGACAATACGGCCCTTATCAAATACCAGTATCTGGTCCACATGGGTTATGGTTGACAGGCGATGCGCAATGGTAATAACGGTTTTATTTTTTGTCAGGCAGGCTATTGCCTTGATAATCTCTTCTTCGCTTTCAGGATCAGCAAATGCGGTTGCTTCATCCAGAACAACAACCGGTGCATCCCGCAGGATGGCCCGTGCGATGGTGATTCGCTGCCGCTGGCCCCCGGACAGGCGCGTGCCTCTGTCCCCGGCCAGGGTGTCATATCCGTTGGGAAGGCTTGCGATAAAGTCGTGGATCTGTGCTGCTTGCGAAGCCGCAATCACCATTTCATCCGTGGCGTCGGGTTTTGCCATTCTGATATTGTTGCCCAGGGTGTCATGAAAAAGATAGGTGTCCTGGAATACAAAGGTGACGGTGTTCATCAGATCTTCATTGTCCATTTGACGAATGTCGATGCCGCCGATGGTAATCCTGCCGCCCGTTACATCCCAAAACCGCGGCAAAAGCTTTGCCACCGTGCTTTTTCCTGCACCGCTTGGCCCCACCAGTGCCGTTGTTGTTCCGGGTTCAACAACAAAATTTACATCAGTTAATGCATTTTCTTTACGCGTTTCATACCTGAAATCAACGTTGTCAAAACAGATGGTCATGTTTTCAGGCGTAAAGGGTTTTTCAGCAACCGGCATGGCCGGTATCGATAATAAGGCCTCTATACGATTGGCGGCTGCTTTGGATTTGCGTAAAAAATTGTTCAGCCACATCAGCTGCATAAACGCATCGACCATCCCTGTGGACAGAAAAAGAACGGCAATCAGCGAGGGAAGGGACAAGGTCCCCGCGTTGACAAAATAAATGCCCCCGGCTAAAACAGCCAGTATCGTGGGCAGGGGTGCCAGCAGCACCAGGGCGGTTCGTGCCGGGGTTCCGCTGATTTTAATCCATTCGATGTATACCTGCCGGTACCGGTCCAGGGCTTTAAGGTACCGCTTGAAAGAACTTGTCCCGTCATCAAAAGTGCGCACCACGGGCATGGCCTGGATGAATTCGATCACAGCGGCATTGATCCGGCCCTGACTGTTCTCATACTTTTCCTGCATGGTTTTCATATCGCGCATGGCAATACACATGACAAACATCCCCATGAGCATCACGCCCAGTGCAATACAGGCCAGGCGCCAGTCAATAACAAACAAAAGCACCAGGGTTACCAGCGGGGCCGTATATCCCCGGCCAAAGGTCGGGGTGCTGTCCGCAACAAAGACGTGCAGGTTCTTGACATCTTCGAGCATCACCTTTTTGAGTGCACCTGTTCCTGTGGTGATAATAAAGCCTAAGGGCAATTGGGCCAGGTGCTTTGAAAGGCGGGTCCGAAGGTCTTCTTCCAGATAAAAAGCCCCCAGATGAGAAACCCCGAAACCGGCCATGGTCAGACAGAACGCCAGAACGCCAAAAACACCCACACCGGCCAGCGCTGTGGTGATCGTCCATGATATGCCGTAAAAAAGCAGACCCTGTGTGCCTTTGATCAGTACTGCCACTGTCAGTGAAAGCATCAAAAGGGTCACAATGGTGGCCATTGATCCAAGCGCGGCAAGTCCCATCGCGCTGTAGATATATTTGTTGACCGGCCTTATGATTCTCCATAAGACCGCGTATCCTTCAGATGTTGTGTCAGACATTATTTACTCCTTTATATGCATGCATTACTCTCAAGATCAGCCGGTGATTCTGATTTGGACAATTTACGAAATTCCCGCAGGATCATGACCAGCCCTATCAACGCGGTCAGAAAATCGGTAACAGGCATGGAAAGCCACACTCCTTTTACCTGCATCAGATAATAGAAGAGCATGATCAAGGGAACAAATAAAACCACCTGCCGTGCAATGGCCAGTTTTCCGGCCGGTTTGGGCCGCTCAACAGCGATGAAAAAAAGCATGGTCGTGGGAATGGCACCCATGACAAACAAGGACAGGTTCAAAATCCTGAAATAGGGAACGCCCATACGGGCAAGGGCGGGGTCGGAAATAAACCAGCTGAGGATCAGGTGGGGACAGGCCATAAACAGTATCCAGAATCCCAGGGTAATGGTAACGCTCACCGCTGTAAAATATTTCCACGCGTATAAAACCCTGCCATAATTGCCGGCCCCGAAATTCATGCCCACCACAGGCTGCATGCCATAGGCAATTCCGAAAATGATAAAAAAAACCAGCGTATAACACCGCAGTCCCGAAGTCATCAGGGCAAGGTGATCCGCGCCTCCGGCATGGGCCAGGAGCTTGTACAACACCCCCATCTGGATGACGGTCATGATCTGCATGAGCATGGCAGGGGTCCCGGCTCTCATCACCCGGGCCGTCAACCTGGTAGATATCCTGATTTTTGCCGGAACCAGGACAAGGGTGGTGTCACCTCGCCAATGGAACAAAGCCTGCCACACAAAATAGACGACCTGGGCAACCACTGTTGCCCAGGCAGCGCCTTTGATTCCCCAGCCTGCCCATGCAATGAGAACGGAATCCAGGATAATGTTCAAAAGAAATGAACCCGATGCGATTGTCATGGCTGTTTTCATTTTTCCTTCTCCCCGCAGCAGCATGTTCATGGCCGCACCGGTAGCCATAAAAGGCATGCCCAATACCAATATCCGAAGATAGGCAACTGCCATGGAACGTAATGTCCCGTCACCGCCTAAAAATTCGACAATACCCGGGGCAAACAGGTACAGGCACAGGGCAAAGGCGGTGGAAGCCATAAAGGTTATGGGAATAAGATTACCCAGTAAACGTCCTGCGGTCTCGTGGTCTTTTCGCCCCATTGCAACGGAGAGCACCGCACCGGACCCACTTCCCATGATCACCAGGATTGCCTGGTTCATGATTACCAGTACATAAAGCAGTCCCACCGCTCCCACAGCTGCCGGCCCCACAAACTGACCGAGAAAAATGGCATCCACAAAGTTATACAACCCCATGACCACGGTCCCGATGATACCGGGGATGGCCATGCGCAAAAACAACTTGCCCATGGGCTGGGTCAGGGCCGCTTCTGTGTTCTGGTTCACTGAATATCTCCTTGTTCTTTAATAAAATTATACGAAGCATACTTATAATTGAATGCACAATTTTTTCACACCGCCTAAAAACATTTTTACACCTCTTCACTGCAAAAAATCGCCTTGACTAAACAACGCGGAGAAGACTAAGTTATATTTTTTTGCATAATAAATTATAAAGGTTCTTTTGCATGGAAAAACGTGTTCCTGTCATTGTTTCAGCTCAAAATTATTTTGGGCCCTGCCATAACATGAATGATTTTTTGAGAAAAAAAGACGGGTATGAAATCTTTTATAACCGGTCCGGGAACCCGGACAATCCAGTTAAAGGCTTCGTATATCTGCTCAAGTGCCGGCCGGGTTTGATTTTAACCATTGCAAGGCATTATCCATCCACAGCGTTCAGCATTTCTTATGAGGAGGAAACAGATTGTGTTTCCTTTTTTTTTATTCTTGGTGATAATTCCCATATCCAATGCAACAGCAGGGAGCAGAAAATCACTTTTTGCTCAAATCAGGGGTATTTGACCTATGCACGAAACTTCAAGAACGGACTGATCCATTGCCCGGCAACACCTTTTTGCACCATTGGAATTTCAATGGAGCCATGGTTTATAAAACGTTTTTCCAAAGAGACGGCAGGAAACCTAACCCGGGAGATTGAAGACGTACTGACGCTCCCGGATAAGGAAGATTTTTTTTGCTGCCCCGTATCCATGGTTCCGTCCATTCATGTTCGGCTTCATGAACTTTTGGGATGTCCTTATAGTGATGCCCGCAGGCCCCTGTTTTTAGCAGGAAAAGCGCTGGACCTGATGGTTTCCGGTTTTGATCAGTTCAATTCGGATAAGGGACAGGCCGTTTCATGCTTTGACCCGGCAGCCGACGCCGGGGATTTCGTTCACAAAGCCCGGGACATCATAATTTCCGATATTAAAAATCCGCCGTCCCTAGCAGAGCTTTCCAGGATGCTGGGGGTGAACAGGACCACGTTAACCAAATGTTTTTCCAAGGTTTATGGTGTCACGGTCTTTAATTTCCTTCGCAGGTACAGGCTGGAGCAATCCAGGCGCCTGCTGCAAGCCGGAAACCAAAGTGTGACACAAATTGCCTTTGACGTGGGGTACTCCCACCAGAAAACCTTTTCCAGGGAATTTAAAAAGTATTTTGGTAATGCGCCAAGCCACTATCTGGGAACATAAATTACAGGACCATCCCGGGGAAAAACAAAAAATTTCGGGTTCACATCTTGATTAATGATCATATTTCTACTTTCTGTTATTTCTGAATTGATCCGGTATTACCCGTCTTAAAACCGGTAGGTTAGTGCCATGGCTACTTCCCGGGACCGTTGGTCTGGCGAAAATCGGCGGTTCGAAATCGTTGTAACACAAAACCACCACAAGGCTAAGCATTCCGACTGCAACAGCGGCGGTCAACATCCCGGCATAACCAGTAGATTCGGCAAGCGTCAATGCGCCAGCACCGGCAACAAATCCTGCACCCCTGTTAAGCGAAAATTGCAGGGCATAGTCCGTACTGGCTGATGCAGGGTCACTTTTGTCCATCATAACGGTCGCACCGATGGAGCCGGCTGCACCCGTAGCCAGCATTACAAGCACGATGGAGCCGTAAATGGCAGCCATGTTGTCCACACCACGGGTCGGCAAGTACAAGCCGATAATTGACAAGGTCATAAACAGCGCTGTCCACAACATGGTCGATTTGCGGCCCAGACGCTGTACAGCAAGCCCGGTCAGGATAGCTCCTGTAATTGAAGCAAGCATCCCGACAATGTTAAAGGCAAAGCCAATGTGGGCCAATGACCAGCCCAAATCAACAAGCATGGGATTGATAAGGCAGACAGCCATTGATAAGGGCAACCCATAAAACAGCAATACCAGCACCCAACGCCAGCTGCCGGGCCGTATGAAAAAACGGTATAAATCCTTTATTCCGGCCTTTTCCTCTCGCAAATCTGCAGGAGCAGGCTGTTCTTTGTGCCGCAGAATATTGACCAGCGGAATCGCCGTACCTGCTGCAAGAATGAGAAGACAGGCAGACCATCCGATCCATTCATAAGCGATTAACACCAGGCCGCCGCCAACGATATGACCGATAAATCCGCCTGATACCTGAATGCTGTTACCCAGCCCTCGCTCTTCGGGTTCCAATATTGTTATGGCAAGTGCGTCGGCGGCAATATCTTGTGTTGCTGAAAAAAGAGAGACCAAGACAAGAAATGCAGCCAAAACCGGCATCTGTTTGTTCATGTCAAGCGTTGAGGCGATGACAAGGGAAATGATGATAAGGCCCTGCATCACGAAGAGCCAACTGCGATAGTGCCCGAATCGTTTTGAGCCGAAACGGTCAACCAGAGGTGCCCACAAAATTTTGCCCACCCAGATCAGCCCCAGACTGTAAATCCAGGCAATACTTTCCAGTCCGGCTCCGGATTTGCGCATAATGGCAGGCACAGCCGAAAGAATAAATCCGAATCCCAACATCTGGGTAATATATAACCCTGCCAAAAACAGCATCTTGTGGCTTTGTTTATATCTTTGTCCAAGATTCAAGGCCATTGTCTTCGATATCTCCTGTTTCGCTATTGTGGAACCCGGCCAATGTCCAGCAGCAATGGGCCCATGGACGTTTCAACCTTGCGGGATTCAACGGGTTCCATACCGGCCCGGGCCATTGCATCGGCGATACTGGCAGCTTCCAGGTAAAAGTCTTCTCCGGCAAGGGCCATGGGCAGAAAGCGGCGCACTGAAACGCCGGGACCCGTACCGTCAGGGGTAAGGACGTCATGGAGGCTGATGAAAATGCCGCCCGGTGAAAGGGCGTTGTATATCTTGGCCATGACCGGCTCCAGGAGATCCTTGGAAAAATTTAAGGTGCCCCCGGCCAGGATCAGGTCATAGCCGCTGCCCAGGCCGCCTTGTGTAAAGTCTGCGCCCAGCGTGGTGATTCGATCCTCCATCCCGTAGTCCCGGATATAGTCACAGGTCTTTTTCGTCACGGCAGGAAAATCAAAAACAGTGCCTTTCAGGCAGGGATGGGCACTGACAATCGCCACGCAGTTCAGGCCGGGCCCGCCCCCAAGATCCAGCATCCGCTTCATCCCGGGGAATTCGGGTAGATCTGACACAATTGATGCGACCAGATGGGCATAGGTCAACTGGAGTCTTGCCTGGGCATGGATGCCTTGTGCTGCCATGGCCTCCATGTCCGGTCCCTTATCATTTGTCTGGGGCGACATGTCCGCAGGACCCTGTTGAATTAATGTGCCCATGGTCTGGGGGGTCTGGAAATACATTGCAAAGCAATTCTCCAGCATATCCCCAAGATAGTTTTTTGATCCAGTCACGAGGTAGGTTCGAGATACAGCCGTGTTCTGAAACGCCCCGTCTTTTTTTTTAAGCAGCCCGACAGCGGCCAGGGCATTGAGAAAGTGCTCGGTGTTTTCAGGGTGCCAGCCGGTCCGGACCGCCAGATCCCGGGCCGGCGACGGGTGGCAAACCCTGTCGAATATTTCTAAATGAACGGCCGTGACCAGCAACGGGGCATAAAGCGATTCGTCAATCATTTTGTAAAGGGGCCAGAATTCCGCTTCTGGTGCAGAAAATGTTGTCATGTGCATATCCTTTGTGTGTGCATTTTTTTTGCGGCTGCATGATCGTTTTGTCTTTTGGCCTGCATCATGCTGATCATCATGCCCCTTTAAAACCGGCAGGTAAGTTTGAGACCCATCTCACGCGGGTCACTGTAGAGGTTCCAATACCCATTGCCTACGCCCGCCCATGTGTAGTCTTTGTCAAAGATATTTTTGCAGTAAAGGTAAATATCCCAATTATCAGCCTCATAGCCAATTTTGCCGTTGATCAGTTGGTAAGCATCTCTCATATAGGTGTTGGCAAAGTCCCCGTACGTCTTGCCATACCCCACCATATCAACGCCTGCAAAAAAACCGTTTTCCATCCGGTAGATACCACCTATGGAAAACGTATACGCCGGCGCATTTGGCGCGTTATTGCCACTATAATCATCCAGCGCATCCTTAAATTCGTCAAACTCCACATTGGTATAGCCAAGGCTCCCGGTTAAAGTGAGCCGACTGGTAATTCGTGCCTGTATCTCCAGCTCTGCGCCATAGGATACCGCCGTGGCAGCATTGCTTATCTGGGTCCACGGCACGTTTTGTACAACAACCGTCTCAGTTACCTGCATATCATCGATATCCATGTAAAAAAGAGCACCGTTGACAATTAGTTTATTGTCAAAGAACCGGGCCTTTGCCCCAACTTCATAAGACCACAATTGCTCTTTGTCATAGGTTTTGTCTAAACCTGTAAAACCACTTTGCATATTAAAACCACCCGTAAGAAATCCTTTTGCAACGGTCGCGTACCCCATCACTTCCGGGGTGAAGGAATAGTCCAGACTGAACTTGGGAGAGACATCCTCCCAGCTGCTATCCAGGGTACCGGTATTGTCCTGAAAATCTTTATCCTGATGTTCATAACGCAGACCGCCTGTTACCCCTAATCTATCGGTTAAGGCGTAGCGTAATTGACCAAACAGGGCATAGGTTTCACCGCCGGAATCGCTTGCATTAACACCGTTCATTGTTGGATAAACCGAAGTTGTAACCGTCGTGAACCCGTTATCGTCTTTGTCGTAATAAAATCCGGCGACCCATTTCATTGTGTCCGTGGTCGAGGAAAGCCTAAGTTCCTGGGACCACGTGGTATAATCTTCGTTAGAGCTGGTGTCCATCATTCCTATCGGATTAAAATCCCAGTCAATTGTATTACGGCCTTCATATTCGCGATGGGTGGTAGTGGATGTCAGGTTGAGTCCCTTTCCCAAGTCATAACTGATCTGTAATGACTGCGTATTGGTTCTTGACTTTCCCTCAGCGTCGAATCCGCTGTAGACCTCCCTGTCCCCGGATGCGAGCAATCCCATAGTCCCCAAAGGATCAAAAGCCGCAGCCCCGGTTTCACTTAATCCCATATTCGGACCCTTGTCATCATATTGAAGATGTGACACGATGAGCTTAATGCTCAGATCATCAACAGGTCTCCAGTTCACCAGCCCCTTGCCATACCAGTGCCCTTTGTCATTTTCGTTGTCTTTGGTATTGCCGTTCTTTATAAATCCGTCTTTTTCATAAAACTGGCCGGCCAGGCCAAAGAAGAGTTTATCCTGGACTATGGGCCCGTTTAAGTTAACAGAGAACTCTTTGCGGTAGTCCTCTGCGCCAACAGCCGACACCTTGCCTTCAAACTCATTGGAGGGTTGCCGGGTGATAATGTTGATCACTCCGCCCAGGGCATTTTTCCCGTATAAGGTTCCTTGCGGGCCGCGCAGCACCTCTACCCGCTCGATATTCTGTAGTGTATCTTCATAGCCTGAGAACGATAATATCGGAACACCGTCTACAAAAATTGGTGTGGAAACCGAATAAGTGCCCATTTCATTATGGATGCCCCGCATAACAGGCATATATACACCGGGGGTCCCTCCGCTGATAATGGCCAGATTGGGTATAAAATCGGCCAGCTCAGTGAGAGAAGATATGTTCTTATCCTCAAGGGTGAGCGCGTCAAACGCAGTAATACCGATAGGAACATCCTGGATATCTTCTTTTTGCTTGTTTGCAGTAACTGTTATGGTATCCAGCGTTGTCTTCTGCACCTCTTTTGTCCAGGCAGGCTCAGATATAAGTGCTGTACAGACGATAAGTGCTGCAATGGTAGAATACAATTTTTTATACATGGCTTCCTCCTTTCCTTTTTTTATATGAAAGAGCTCGATAAGTTACTGAGTTCTTTCATTCTTTGTTGTGGGCCGAAGCCTGGCAGGTGATATGTCAGGTCGGCCCATGGCCGTTATTGACGGATATTTTATGAAAATTGTCCGCATTACTATTTTGTTATCAAACAGCTAATAGCATCAGGCAATTGCGAATGCTTGTCCCAAATGAATTTTTAATGCTTGTCCCAAATGAATTTTTTGTGTTTGAAATAAAAAAAAGGCAGGAAGCCGGATAATAAACCCCAATGTCGGGGTAGACAATGACAGGAAGGGGCTATTGCCGACAGCCCCCGGGATGAAGCAGACCCGGGGAAATCAGTAACGGCCTGATCCGTTTTACGAAAAGCCCTTCACAGGTGGGGTTTGAAACAAAGGGACGGTTTGATGCCGAATTGATCGGAAAATGCTTGGATGAACGAAGACAGGCTGCTGTAACCCACGCTCAGGGCAGCCTCGGTGACATTGATCTGTTTTTCTTCAAGTAAGAACCTGGCCTGTTCAAGCCTTGCCCGGCGCAGAAAACCAAAAACCGTGGTGCCATATACCTGCCGAAAGCACCGGTTGAGTTTGGCATGGGAAAGTCCGACACTGTCGGCCAGTTCGTACAGGGTTGGGGGGGATTCAAGGTCCCGGGTAAGTATCTCTCTGGCATGGCACACCCGGTCAATATCGTCTGATTTAACGGCCTTATCCAAAACGCCCCCCTGGGCCGTCATCTGTTCAAGCTTATATACAATCAGCTCCAGGACCCTGCTTTCAAGATAGATCCGTTTTGTGACTCCCTGATACGGGCAGTTGAGAATCTGATGAAGCGCTCTTTTCATTGCAGCGGTATTTCGGCCTTTGTCAATATATGGTGCTTTCCTGCGGCCGCCGGAAGTCTTGGCAATGGAACCAGCCAGTCTGTCAAATTCGTCCTGGGCAATGTCGGCAAATAGATCCGCACTGATACAGATCGTGACACCCAGCTTTTGTCCGGCAGCCTCGCTGGAGCTGCTGGCACGGGGCATATAGAGCAGGCCGTTCTCTCCTGAACCGCCGGACACCGGGTCTTTGATACCATGTATCCAGGTCCTGGTTTGCCCTGAAGCCAAAAACCCAAGCCCATAGGTCTTCCAGTAGGTTTCTCTCATATCATCATCAATGGACAGATCTATGGGCCTGTTCAGCCGGTAATTCATAACCGACAGCTCAAGCCCCTGCTTAATACGGGTTGTCAGAACGGTCCCCTCTCCGAAGGATGGTGATAAATGCAAGCAGGTTTCCAAACAATCCTGCGCAGCCCCATCCTCCTGGAATACATCTTGGAATGTTTGGGGGGTGGTGGTCGTGATCGACATTTTGCTTTGTATCCTTAGTTCTGTGTGTGCCTGAAAACTTCATGCCCTGTTTCGTTACAAGTTTTGGACCCTTACTGATACATCAGCATGTTCGGTATCTATTTTACAGCGTTGTGTGACATTTCATTGAACACCTAACAGTGTTGAGTGTACATGTCAAGCTTTGGCTTTGAGTTATGAGAGGCAGGGTGCAGCTGGAATTCTGATTTTTTTTGGGTGGGCAAATTTTTCAGACTACCGTTATCGGTTTTACCTGTGGATTTCACTGATGAACTGCCGGTTAAACTTTGCTCATGTGGAACTTGCACCCACTGATCACAATATCGTTGTGTCTGGTGTCCTGGATTAACTGCCTCCTCCATCTTGAGAACTGGAAGCAAAGCATTGCTGGAAAAAGGAAAGGGTTTCCCCTGCCGGGCCATAACCCTTTCCTCGGGGATTAAAGTAGATCTGATCCGGTATTACCCGTCTTAAAACCGGTAGGTTACTGCCATGGCTACTTCCCGGGGCGGTGAGGGGATGCTGTAGAGCCCGTCATAGTACCCTGTACTGCCATAGGTTTCGTCAAACAGGTTTTTGGCATACACGTACACATCAAAAGACCGGGCCTCGTATCCGGCCTTGAGATCGACCAGGAAAAATGCGGCCCGTTCATATTGGTTGGCCTTGTCCAGATACATCTTGCCGTATCCGTTGACATCAGCCCTGGCAAACCAGCCGGCTTGTGAGCGGTACTGCGCACCGACGTTGAAATTGTATTTAGGTGCAAAAGGATTGGTGTTGCCGCTGTAGTTTCCGGTTGCATCACAAAATTCGTCAAAGGTCACATCGGTAATCCCTGCCGAGGCAAACAGGCTGATTTCGTCTGTTGCCTTGAATTGAGCACTGATTTCAACACCTTTGGACGTGGCCTGGGCCGCATTCAGAATCCATGTAAAGGTGTTGTCCACAGCCGTTTCCACCTGCATGTCGCTGATATCCATGTAGAACAGGCTGAAATCAAGGTTCAGGCGGTTATTGAAAAAAACGGCCTTGACCCCGGCCTCATAGTTCCACACCGTCTCCTTGTCAAAACTTAAATTTTCAGTGGACCCGGTATAGGTCGGGGCAAAGGAATTAAACCCTCCGGCCCGGTACCCTTTGGATACAGTGGCAAATACGCAGGCATCGGGAATGGCTTTATAACGAACGGCGATTTTAGGAGAGATCGTGGAATAGGATCGCTCATCATGCAGGTTCGTGGAAGCCTGGGAAAACTCCTTTTCATCCCGGTCATACCGCAACCCGCCGATCAAAGAGAACTTATCGGTGACAGACCAGTCTGTATGGGCAAACACCGCTTTGTTCTCTGCCCCAAGCTCGTGGGTCACATACATGGTATACCCGCCGCCCATCATGGAGATGGTGTTAT is drawn from uncultured Desulfobacter sp. and contains these coding sequences:
- a CDS encoding AraC family transcriptional regulator, coding for MEKRVPVIVSAQNYFGPCHNMNDFLRKKDGYEIFYNRSGNPDNPVKGFVYLLKCRPGLILTIARHYPSTAFSISYEEETDCVSFFFILGDNSHIQCNSREQKITFCSNQGYLTYARNFKNGLIHCPATPFCTIGISMEPWFIKRFSKETAGNLTREIEDVLTLPDKEDFFCCPVSMVPSIHVRLHELLGCPYSDARRPLFLAGKALDLMVSGFDQFNSDKGQAVSCFDPAADAGDFVHKARDIIISDIKNPPSLAELSRMLGVNRTTLTKCFSKVYGVTVFNFLRRYRLEQSRRLLQAGNQSVTQIAFDVGYSHQKTFSREFKKYFGNAPSHYLGT
- a CDS encoding ABC transporter ATP-binding protein, whose amino-acid sequence is MSSVNNYATFKETYKTGKIIAGNHAKNFNRSLLFYALAYTMQGLTYLSIYGVMASLFRTPVDAGRAWIWLGAMAVFVLINGFARWFAHDFDYGDAVADITHNMRAKLGKKLRTMPLEVLGNYKTGELNAGLSSNVDESVMMLGMVSGMFIEIVLTPMVVVIGMLFIDWRMAVLLVVIMPLVIPLYRRKRKSSIHEKTQNAQANSALESDIIEYIQGLAVLRTTNQTGKNAGRLYNGIIHVRDLQRASILDSIVSMVMADMLILFALVVIAISGSFWVGNGTMSIPAIAALLIIVSRLMEPLSLFLAISSALDIMNAGFARVKAVMETPPLKTVSPPKKAQRFDIVFNNVEFTYHGQKEKALKKCTITIPGQAMTAVVGPSGSGKTTITRLMMRYADPQAGSIMIGGTDIRQISQKEVESYFAVVFQDVYLFDETIIENIRMAKSGATDGQVIQAATAACCHEFIKRLPDGYHTRVGDIGGSLSGGERQRISIARAILKDAPIIILDEPTAALDTESELAVQKAIDTLVRDKTVIVIAHRLSTIAGADQILVIDNGQLIETGTHTSLLEKHGKYYALWQAQLNGKKWNIG
- a CDS encoding ABC transporter ATP-binding protein, with product MSDTTSEGYAVLWRIIRPVNKYIYSAMGLAALGSMATIVTLLMLSLTVAVLIKGTQGLLFYGISWTITTALAGVGVFGVLAFCLTMAGFGVSHLGAFYLEEDLRTRLSKHLAQLPLGFIITTGTGALKKVMLEDVKNLHVFVADSTPTFGRGYTAPLVTLVLLFVIDWRLACIALGVMLMGMFVMCIAMRDMKTMQEKYENSQGRINAAVIEFIQAMPVVRTFDDGTSSFKRYLKALDRYRQVYIEWIKISGTPARTALVLLAPLPTILAVLAGGIYFVNAGTLSLPSLIAVLFLSTGMVDAFMQLMWLNNFLRKSKAAANRIEALLSIPAMPVAEKPFTPENMTICFDNVDFRYETRKENALTDVNFVVEPGTTTALVGPSGAGKSTVAKLLPRFWDVTGGRITIGGIDIRQMDNEDLMNTVTFVFQDTYLFHDTLGNNIRMAKPDATDEMVIAASQAAQIHDFIASLPNGYDTLAGDRGTRLSGGQRQRITIARAILRDAPVVVLDEATAFADPESEEEIIKAIACLTKNKTVITIAHRLSTITHVDQILVFDKGRIVEQGTHGALLSNNGLYARLWANYEAAQLWNLHAKGAVNE
- a CDS encoding MFS transporter, coding for MALNLGQRYKQSHKMLFLAGLYITQMLGFGFILSAVPAIMRKSGAGLESIAWIYSLGLIWVGKILWAPLVDRFGSKRFGHYRSWLFVMQGLIIISLVIASTLDMNKQMPVLAAFLVLVSLFSATQDIAADALAITILEPEERGLGNSIQVSGGFIGHIVGGGLVLIAYEWIGWSACLLILAAGTAIPLVNILRHKEQPAPADLREEKAGIKDLYRFFIRPGSWRWVLVLLFYGLPLSMAVCLINPMLVDLGWSLAHIGFAFNIVGMLASITGAILTGLAVQRLGRKSTMLWTALFMTLSIIGLYLPTRGVDNMAAIYGSIVLVMLATGAAGSIGATVMMDKSDPASASTDYALQFSLNRGAGFVAGAGALTLAESTGYAGMLTAAVAVGMLSLVVVLCYNDFEPPIFARPTVPGSSHGTNLPVLRRVIPDQFRNNRK
- a CDS encoding MATE family efflux transporter is translated as MNQNTEAALTQPMGKLFLRMAIPGIIGTVVMGLYNFVDAIFLGQFVGPAAVGAVGLLYVLVIMNQAILVIMGSGSGAVLSVAMGRKDHETAGRLLGNLIPITFMASTAFALCLYLFAPGIVEFLGGDGTLRSMAVAYLRILVLGMPFMATGAAMNMLLRGEGKMKTAMTIASGSFLLNIILDSVLIAWAGWGIKGAAWATVVAQVVYFVWQALFHWRGDTTLVLVPAKIRISTRLTARVMRAGTPAMLMQIMTVIQMGVLYKLLAHAGGADHLALMTSGLRCYTLVFFIIFGIAYGMQPVVGMNFGAGNYGRVLYAWKYFTAVSVTITLGFWILFMACPHLILSWFISDPALARMGVPYFRILNLSLFVMGAIPTTMLFFIAVERPKPAGKLAIARQVVLFVPLIMLFYYLMQVKGVWLSMPVTDFLTALIGLVMILREFRKLSKSESPADLESNACI